ATGACAAGGGTGTTGCAACTGTAACTGTAGCAAGGAGATGGTAAAAAGAAAACAGAGaatctatttttataaattgatgTTTTGTTTACCAAGATGTGAAAAACTTAGAAAAtcctttttattaattttttttttgtgtgaaaacCAACCTAGGTTTAGAAGTTGGTTGTGCACAGTAAATGGTGGAAATCAAATATCACTGCACCCATACATTAAAAAAGGTTACTTTCGTAATTAATTGTgcaattattaataattttttaaaatatttgttttaaccccaagataaaataagaaattgaatagaaaacaaggaaattatgttttatatctattttaaataaatagagAGCTTCCTTACTCTGATCTAACCCTCGATGCAACAAGAAACTCAAAGCAATGCCATTTCTACTTGCTCCGTCATGTCATAGTCGTGTTGTTTCATTATTTTTGGAAGCTTCTTCTGCTTTCATTTCCTTCTTTTTCTCATCTTCCATGCTGTAATACTTTCCACATTTGAGTGGTCCTCTCGGAATAACTATATTTCTAACTGCTTCACCCTTCATACTCTGATTACTGGTTTCACACCTTGTAGAATTTCCCACTATTGCTACTATAATAAATTCATAATTCCATGAGATCGCACCAGTATTCTCTAAAGCAAAAGGCACTGCGATCACCACCCAGTAGGTGGCTGATTGATGGGAGGGACAAGGAGTACAGAGTGCTCCACCACATGAACTTCTTAAATATAGGGTGCTGATCTCTTGACCTGTTCAACCCTCTAGAGCTTCGAAGTCCTACAAATCTTCAATGACATGACCCTTGCTTGCCTGAACATTTTGTTCCCTTTTCTCTTACTCTTTCATTGCTTTTGCTAGTGCATGAACACCATAGCCACCCTTTTTTTCAAACCTTCTTATATTTCCACAATAATTATGTGATGATTCAGTACCTTCCTAACTGATACCCCATCCCCTTGTCTGTGGGATATGTATTGTCGTTCTCCACTGAAAATTGCTGAGCTATATATATCTATGTGTGTATCTATCTTGCCAGCTGTTACATTGTAACTTTTTTATGCGGTTTTTTGTTTTGGCCTTTTGGGTAGACCAGGCATTTTTGTCTTGTGATATTACTTTGTTTAGGGCCTTTTGGGTAACCCATCCAGTGTTTTGTTTATTCGAGATTTCTGGATGATTTTTATACATTAAACTTATGTCTTCATAAGCTTTTAAATTGTGACTCTATTACGATATGCAGGATTAATATTTTTCGGTGTTATTCCAACTGATGTTTGTTGCTTACTTGGGATTTTATGTGATCAGATTAAAGGTGAAGCTAATTTATCACACATATGTTCACTTTTCTATCGGGCACCCGAACTAATATTTGGTGCCACTGAGTATACAACTTCAATTGATATTTGGTCAGCTGGCTGTGTCCTTGCTGAACTGCTTTTGGGCGAGGTTTATATCATTGCTTTtcttttattgttaaaattatGCAAATAGTCTCATTCAATAATTATTTACTACCTCCATGCCATCGGACAAAAAAATGGAACTTTTGAAGCCATTATTTCCAGGCGATAATGCAGTGGACCAACTTGTAGAGATTATCAAGGTGCGACTTACAGCATGTTAGGCTTTTAAGATCGTATCACTATTTTCATAAGAAGTCAGGTCTAAAATCTGTATTCCAGGTTCTTGGCACACCCTCTGAAGAGGAAGTTTGCTGTTCAAATTCGAACAATTTCAAGTTTTCACAGGTTAGAGCACATCCATGGCACAACAGCTGCACTGTTTACTCTTCTTCCACTTTGTTTTTTCAGATTATCAAATTTGAGTGTATAAAGGAATCCTGGACGTTCTAAACCTTAAAAATTTTGAGTGTAGATATTCTGCAAAACAATGCCTCCAGAAGCAATTGATCTTACTTCCCAGCTTCTGCAGTATTCCCCAACACTTCGTTGTACTGCGGTGAGTGTTTGCTTCAATTATGATTTATATTTCTCAGTGTGTAAATCATTTAGTCTTTCTTCAACATGCCATTATATTTCTTCTAAATCTTTATCAGTTAGCGACTGTTGTATATAGCAGTTTGAAGGATTTTTCTTTTGTCATGCAGCTAGAAGCATGTGCACATCCATTCTTTGATGAACTCCGGGAACCCAATGCTCTCTTGCCAGATGGTCGGCCATTTCCTCCTCTATTCAACTTTAAACAAGAGGTGAGTGTGGCTGCATCATCTTCATAGCTATGAATGAGGGTTACAAAAATCTAAATGGCCTAGCTAACAAAATTGATAGACAGCTTCATTATGAATACATACACATGATCTGATATTCAGTAAGTTCGTTGTATATGGtctattaaatgtttttgttctttgtttgcAGCTATCCGGAGCGTCTCAAGAGCTTATTGATAAGTTGATACCTGAACATGTGAAGCGGAAGATAGGGCTACCACCTACCCATTTTGGTGGAACATGATGTTAAGCTGTGCAAGGTGTATTCTAATGGCTACAAGTTAAAAGAGGGGTGCCATCTTATTGTCCAAATTACAAGTTGTTATTATACAGTGGCAGTGTAGTTGTGTGCCTGACTCCAGTCACCATCTCTATAGCATGGGTACCAAATTAAAGCTGTATACATACAAACATACCCCAAACATGGGCAGGACAATGTTGTTTGTTGGGTCTGTTTTCTTACTGGCAATGGTAGGA
The sequence above is a segment of the Phaseolus vulgaris cultivar G19833 chromosome 2, P. vulgaris v2.0, whole genome shotgun sequence genome. Coding sequences within it:
- the LOC137812149 gene encoding shaggy-related protein kinase eta-like isoform X4; this translates as MSTSVVNVNDSLTGHIISTTVGGKNGKPKQTRRYLAERIVGTGSFGIVFLAKCVETGELVAIKKVLQDRRYELFLNLVMEYVPDSMYRVSKLYTNTNQSMPLIFVKLYMHQIFRGLAYIHTVPGVCHRDLKPQNILVDPHTHQVKICDFGSAKVLIKGEANLSHICSLFYRAPELIFGATEYTTSIDIWSAGCVLAELLLGEPLFPGDNAVDQLVEIIKVLGTPSEEEVCCSNSNNFKFSQIFCKTMPPEAIDLTSQLLQYSPTLRCTALEACAHPFFDELREPNALLPDGRPFPPLFNFKQELSGASQELIDKLIPEHVKRKIGLPPTHFGGT
- the LOC137812149 gene encoding shaggy-related protein kinase eta-like isoform X3, whose amino-acid sequence is MSDHSQNKMSTSVVNVNDSLTGHIISTTVGGKNGKPKQTRRYLAERIVGTGSFGIVFLAKCVETGELVAIKKVLQDRRYELFLNLVMEYVPDSMYRVSKLYTNTNQSMPLIFVKLYMHQIFRGLAYIHTVPGVCHRDLKPQNILVDPHTHQVKICDFGSAKVLIKGEANLSHICSLFYRAPELIFGATEYTTSIDIWSAGCVLAELLLGEPLFPGDNAVDQLVEIIKVLGTPSEEEVCCSNSNNFKFSQIFCKTMPPEAIDLTSQLLQYSPTLRCTALEACAHPFFDELREPNALLPDGRPFPPLFNFKQELSGASQELIDKLIPEHVKRKIGLPPTHFGGT